From Corynebacterium frankenforstense DSM 45800, the proteins below share one genomic window:
- a CDS encoding inorganic phosphate transporter, producing MTASPTTQTKKGGESLASQANDWGWHLTFGAIFAVTIIIFTLWSFDFVGDGASRIVLITAIAFAMFMAFNIGGNDVANSFGTSVGAGTLSLKQALVVAAIFEVSGAVLAGGEVTDTVRSGIVDLDAIQGLDASEFLYIMMAALLGAAIWLLVATRLGWPVSTTHSIVGGIVGAALTVGFITGKGGWSMVQWSEIGTIAISWVLSPVLGGVVAWVLFRSIKNSILVYNERADSRLRDIKVERAELKTRHKNAFERLSEIQQISYTNAMVRDSTTYSDPDHDPEELESDYYRELDRIDREADDVDAHHALEVWVPLLAAGGSVIISAMMLFKGLKNLNLSLSNFGNFLIMGMIAAVVWMAVFIFARSLKRQDLSRSTFLLFSWMQVFTASAFAFSHGSNDIANAIGPFIAVLDVLKTNEISSESSVPLAVMVAMGIALIAGLWFVGRYVIKTVGSGLTEMHPASGFSAELSAAAVVMTSSLLGLPVSSTHILIGAVLGVGIVNKAANWNLMKPIAAAWVVTLPASAVVAAVTVSILRVVF from the coding sequence AGCCGCATCGTCCTGATCACCGCCATCGCCTTCGCCATGTTCATGGCGTTCAACATCGGCGGCAACGACGTGGCCAACTCCTTCGGCACCTCCGTCGGCGCCGGCACGCTCTCACTGAAGCAGGCGCTCGTCGTCGCCGCGATCTTCGAGGTCAGCGGCGCCGTGCTCGCCGGCGGCGAGGTCACCGACACCGTGCGGTCCGGCATCGTCGACCTCGACGCCATCCAGGGCCTGGACGCCTCGGAGTTCCTCTACATCATGATGGCCGCCCTGCTCGGCGCCGCCATCTGGCTGCTCGTGGCCACCCGCCTCGGCTGGCCCGTGTCCACCACGCACTCCATCGTCGGCGGCATCGTCGGCGCCGCCCTGACCGTCGGCTTCATCACCGGCAAGGGCGGCTGGTCGATGGTCCAGTGGAGCGAGATCGGCACCATCGCCATCTCCTGGGTGCTCTCCCCGGTGCTCGGCGGCGTGGTCGCCTGGGTGCTCTTCCGCAGCATCAAGAACTCGATCCTCGTCTACAACGAGCGCGCCGACTCCCGCCTGCGCGACATCAAGGTCGAGCGCGCCGAGCTGAAGACCCGCCACAAGAACGCCTTCGAGCGCCTCAGCGAGATCCAGCAGATCTCCTACACCAACGCGATGGTCCGCGACTCGACGACCTACTCCGACCCGGACCACGACCCCGAGGAGCTCGAGTCCGACTACTACCGCGAGCTCGACCGCATCGACCGCGAGGCCGACGACGTCGACGCCCACCACGCCCTCGAGGTGTGGGTGCCGCTGCTGGCGGCCGGCGGCTCGGTCATCATCTCCGCGATGATGCTGTTCAAGGGCCTGAAGAACCTGAACCTGTCCCTGTCGAACTTCGGCAACTTCCTCATCATGGGCATGATCGCCGCCGTGGTGTGGATGGCCGTGTTCATCTTCGCGCGCTCCCTGAAGCGCCAGGACCTGTCGCGCTCGACGTTCCTGCTGTTCAGCTGGATGCAGGTCTTCACCGCCTCGGCCTTCGCCTTCTCGCACGGCTCCAACGACATCGCCAACGCGATCGGGCCGTTCATCGCCGTGCTCGACGTGCTCAAGACCAACGAGATCTCCTCCGAGTCCTCGGTGCCGCTGGCCGTCATGGTCGCGATGGGCATCGCCCTGATCGCCGGCCTGTGGTTCGTCGGCCGCTACGTCATCAAGACCGTCGGCAGCGGGTTGACCGAGATGCACCCGGCCAGCGGCTTCTCCGCGGAGCTGTCCGCGGCCGCCGTGGTCATGACGTCCTCGCTGCTGGGTCTGCCGGTCTCCTCGACCCACATCCTCATCGGCGCGGTGCTCGGCGTGGGCATCGTCAACAAGGCCGCGAACTGGAACCTGATGAAGCCGATCGCCGCCGCCTGGGTGGTCACCCTGCCGGCGTCCGCGGTCGTCGCGGCCGTCACGGTCTCCATTCTGCGCGTCGTGTTCTGA
- a CDS encoding AMIN-like domain-containing (lipo)protein yields MTRPPAHPARVAGLLCALALSAACAGCSGASQAPATGLTPLGDANPAMKTERPEAPAGLAVTDVRTGHHDTFDRVVFDLAGEGRPGWYVDYDETPASQASGATVTYRGSVALNVNIDGTAYPFEVGVDDPHLTRVTAQEDGVLTEVVPVGTLEGRSQFVVGLEREVPYSVQVIDGPTRLVIDLVRG; encoded by the coding sequence ATGACCCGCCCGCCCGCACACCCGGCCCGCGTCGCGGGGCTGCTGTGCGCGCTCGCACTCTCCGCCGCGTGCGCAGGCTGCTCGGGCGCGTCCCAGGCCCCGGCCACCGGGCTGACGCCGCTGGGTGACGCGAACCCGGCGATGAAGACCGAGCGTCCCGAGGCCCCGGCGGGACTGGCGGTCACCGACGTGCGCACCGGCCACCACGACACCTTCGACCGCGTCGTCTTCGACCTCGCCGGCGAGGGCCGCCCCGGCTGGTACGTCGACTACGACGAGACCCCCGCCAGCCAGGCCTCCGGGGCGACCGTCACCTACCGGGGCTCGGTGGCGCTCAACGTCAACATCGACGGCACCGCCTACCCCTTCGAGGTCGGTGTCGACGACCCGCACCTGACGCGGGTGACCGCCCAGGAGGACGGGGTGCTCACCGAGGTCGTGCCGGTGGGCACGCTGGAGGGGCGCTCGCAGTTCGTCGTCGGCCTCGAGCGCGAGGTGCCCTACTCCGTGCAGGTCATCGACGGGCCGACGCGGCTGGTCATCGACCTCGTGCGCGGTTAG